The Mastomys coucha isolate ucsf_1 unplaced genomic scaffold, UCSF_Mcou_1 pScaffold11, whole genome shotgun sequence genome includes a window with the following:
- the Galnt6 gene encoding polypeptide N-acetylgalactosaminyltransferase 6: MRFLRRRHMSLRLAMLGSIFMLFLFIRQKDVSSQEQAMEKPWLKSLAGQKDHVLDLMLGAVNNIRDAMPKLQIRAPEPPQTPVSTNHSCLPGFYTPAELKPFWDRPPQDPNSPGADGKAFQKREWTNLETQEKEEGYKKHCFNAFASDRISLQRSLGPDTRPPECVDQKFRRCPPLPTTSVIIVFHNEAWSTLLRTVYSVLHTSPAILLKEIILVDDASTDEHLKERLEQYVQQLQIVRVVRQQERKGLITARLLGASVAQAEVLTFLDAHCECFHGWLEPLLARIAEDKTMVVSPDIVTIDLNTFQFSRPVQRGKAHSRGNFDWSLTFGWEMLPAHEKERRKDETYPIKSPTFAGGLFSISKAYFEHIGTYDNQMEIWGGENVEMSFRVWQCGGQLEIIPCSVVGHVFRTKSPHTFPKGTSVIARNQVRLAEVWMDDYKKIFYRRNLQAAKMVKENNFGDISERLRLREQLHCHNFSWYLHNVYPEMFVPDLNPTFYGAIKNLGTSQCLDVGENNRGGKPLIMYVCHNLGGNQYFEYTSQRDLRHNIGKQLCLHASGSTLGLRSCQFVGKNSKVPKDEEWELTQDQLIRNSGSGTCLTSQDKKPAMAPCNPSDPYQLWLFV; this comes from the exons ATGAGGTTCCTTCGAAGGCGCCACATGTCACTGCGCCTCGCCATGCTGGGCAGCATCTTCATGCTCTTCCTCTTCATCAGGCAGAAGGACGTAAGCAGCCAGGAGCAGGCCATGGAGAAACCGTGGCTGAAGTCCCTGGCGGGCCAGAAAGACCACGTCCTGGACCTCATGCTAGGTGCTGTGAACAACATTAGGGACGCCATGCCCAAGCTACAGATCAGGGCTCCAGAACCCCCACAGACTCCGGTCTCCACAaaccactcctgccttcctgggtTCTATACCCCTGCTGAGCTGAAACCCTTCTGGGATAGGCCACCACAAGATCCCAACAGCCCTGGGGCAGATGGAAAAGCATTTCAGAAGAGAGAATGGACCAATCTAGAGAcccaagaaaaggaagaaggctaTAAGAAACATTGCTTTAATGCCTTTGCCAGCGACCGCATCTCCTTGCAGAGGTCCCTGGGGCCAGACACCCGGCCTCCTGA GTGTGTTGACCAGAAGTTCCGGCGCTGCCCGCCATTGCCCACCACCAGTGTGATCATTGTGTTCCATAATGAAGCCTGGTCCACTCTGCTGCGCACAGTGTACAGTGTCCTGCACACCAGCCCTGCCATCTTACTGAAGGAAATCATCCTGGTGGATGACGCCAGCACAGATG AGCACCTGAAGGAGAGGCTGGAGCAGTATGTTCAGCAGCTGCAGATCGTGCGTGTGGTTCGACAGCAAGAGCGGAAGGGGCTCATCACAGCCCGGCTGCTGGGAGCCAGCGTGGCGCAGGCTGAGGTGCTCACGTTCCTGGATGCCCACT GTGAGTGTTTCCACGGCTGGCTGGAGCCCCTCCTGGCTCGAATTGCTGAAGACAAAACAATGGTGGTGAGCCCAGACATCGTCACCATCGACCTTAATACATTTCAGTTCTCCAGACCAGTACAGAGAGGCAAAGCCCACAGCCGTGGCAACTTCGACTGGAGCCTGACCTTCGGCTGGGAGATGCTCCCTGCACACGAGAAGGAGAGACGCAAGGATGAGACCTACCCCATCAA gTCCCCCACGTTTGCCGGCGGCCTCTTCTCCATCTCCAAGGCCTACTTTGAGCACATCGGTACCTATGATAACCAGATGGAGATCTGGGGAGGGGAGAATGTGGAAATGTCCTTCCGG GTGTGGCAGTGTGGGGGCCAGCTGGAGATCATCCCCTGCTCTGTGGTGGGCCACGTGTTCCGTACCAAGAGTCCCCACACCTTCCCCAAGGGCACCAGTGTCATTGCACGCAATCAGGTGCGCCTGGCTGAGGTCTGGATGGATGACTATAAGAAGATTTTCTACAGGAGAAATCTGCAAGCAGCAAAGATGGTCAAGGAG AACAACTTCGGTGACATTTCGGAGCGACTGCGACTCAGGGAACAGCTACACTGCCACAACTTTTCCTGGTACCTGCACAATGTCTACCCGGAGATGTTTGTCCCTGACCTGAACCCCACCTTCTATGGAGCT ATCAAGAATCTCGGCACCAGTCAGTGTCTGGATGTGGGTGAGAACAACCGTGGAGGGAAGCCTCTCATCATGTATGTCTGCCACAACCTCGGAGGCAATCAG TACTTTGAGTACACATCCCAGAGGGACCTCCGCCATAACATTGGGAAGCAGCTGTGTCTACACGCCAGTGGAAGCACCCTGGGCCTTAGGAGCTGTCAGTTCGTTGGCAAAAATAGCAAAGTGCCCAAGGACGAGGAATGGGAACTGACCCAG GACCAACTCATCAGAAACTCAGGATCTGGTACCTGCCTGACATCCCAGGACAAAAAGCCAGCCATGGccccctgtaatcccagtgacCCCTACCAGCTCTGGCTGTTTGTCTAG